In Planococcus citri chromosome 4, ihPlaCitr1.1, whole genome shotgun sequence, the genomic window gattggaaaaaatttgcatactGTTGCCCGGTTAGTAAAGAGCtaattgaggaaatttttttctttgatgttGAGATCGAGAGCACTTTAAATCTGAATTCATTAATAATCAGAGAACGAGAAAATAAACGTAAACGACAAGATCTTTCGGAATTGAATACAATTCCATCGAGTGATGTGATGGTAAATGGAGACTTGGAAAACAAAGAAGAGAATATAAGCAGCGAACCTCCAGGTGGTGAACTTAAAAAAcggaatatttcaaaatcaattccGATTGATATGGTAATTGATATTTCGGAAGGTGAAGAAGAGAATTCAACAACAAAATCACCTAAGATAGACTTAAACAGCACCCCTAACACCAAAGaataaataattgattttcattgGTTCATCTCAGGATTATTCATGATTCAAAAGATAAGGAAGAAAATATGAACAGCGAAACTGAAGTTGATACAGCAGCCTCCAAATCGTCAAAAACTGGATAGTCTCAAAAGCATTGCTCATCTTCCATTCGATGActttgaatgtaaaattttatgaaaaacgtTCATCTCTATCATCTTTTGTTTTTTCCTCAACTAATAAAATTGTACCTGGAATGATTCgtctgttaatttttttaaatcctccaTATAATCCACTTCTCAACATTCCTTAATTCTCAATCAAAAAAAGGATCGAATGTTTAGCCTTTCAGAAAAAAGATTCTCTCTGAATTTTCCCGATTTTCTCGATaagttccaatttttcagattttttaagtACCAGCCACACACGAACGTCTAGAAAGAGAAGGgagttgattttttacaaaCGTCATTACTGTCGAATTTCATCAGTTAATCCGCATACCTTTGCCacgtacctactcaaaaattgaaaaaaaaaatataggaataAAGAAGGGCCATTCCActtcaattcgaccaagaagtggtaaggagaGAGGGTCGGCTATACTGAATACAaagctttttttgatgtttggaattgaaagttgattttttttaattttgatttttttgcgagcagttcatttcatcgagtgaaggggggattcaactttttcaacggatacgtaaaaataggggtcaaatgagtcaacttcaccagtcaaaacttttcttcatgtttcaaatcaaaaaatcacattttttcgcaaactttcaatttttttaaattgacttcacgaaataatgccatcccaatttcaatatgttgttcaacatgaaaagttgtccataatatatttttttcacgatatgAAAACTTAGTTTTGAAACTTATTGAGCTGAtttttcgaacgaaaaaaagtggcaacactgatttttatgataccacCAAAAACCCTCTCAAAActcctaactattggaaaaagttcaatattGGTAGGTATTGCGGTTATCAAGTAATCAACTGCTGAATTGGATGATATTTCAGGTTCACAGAAAACTTTGACGCCCCCTAGCagtctttaaaaaagggctagagggctgcgatttgtgcCCTTGCTTGGTCATAACTATAAAAGGCCTTTCtataggaaaaaattcaaaaaaaatcgccaaccccccttaccacttcttgatcgaattgacgtagaatgacccagaaacaaaaaaattggcgatgatttaaaatgggaaattttaaaCCCTCCTTTTTTATAGAATcttccataaattttcaaaaatcaaagacGATCCACTCAACTTCAAATTGAAAGTCCCTATCCTCGTCCAAAAACCTCAGAGTGAaaagtgcctttttttttgccttgaCTTTCCAACACtgaaaaatacgtataattttatttttaagaaagtGCGATGAAAACTTGTTTAAATTCTTCTTTCTAATCATTAAATAGGTAAATCAGCAAATTTAACAATACGAGGAttcaaatacgaaaattttataaaacattAGCAATATTATTACACATAGAAAATTGCTCCAATATGTTAACGTTATCAACGCATTGACACCATAAACgattgaaaacttggaaaaaattcacaatacaCACATTGGTAGGTATCTGACAAAGAGAAACAACGTCACAGCGTCACCTTCTGGTGTTTATTTTGGACTTGATATCGAACTAATGTCTATACCACTaccgaacttgaaaaatttacacgaCAATAGTGTCCtcgaattttagattttaatcgatttattcTATCGCAACTGAAAAATCGACAATATATGAGCAATAAGGTACGCGTTTCAAAACATGTTGAGGTTTTTCCTAATCTTCGTCACCATTTTACATTTGTTCGATTCTGCATCCTCAGGTGAGTGTACCTATACTATATTTTCCTATCTGAATTGGTTTCGTTTTTGATATCGATAGAAATCATCATCACTTTGTGCTCAGAAAAGCTTAGGACATATCGAAAGTTATTCCAacacttgaaataaattttaaaaaaatactacgaaaaaataattttggtggtgTTTGTTATCacaattgatcgattttttcataaattttccacACAGAAGACTACGATTCACTACCAACCATCAAAATAATCACtttaaaatctcgaaaaattccTCCAAAAAGAGCAGCTTACAAAACAGAATATTCATGTCCAGCTGAAACCACAGAAGAAATAAACAACTTGAAGATAGCTGCGGACAATCAAGAGCACAAATCACCAGAACTCTCGTACTGCGTATTCAGCAGATCAATCAAAGACTCAAATAATACAAATAGAAAATGCAAACGCGAAATATCACCTATATTTCTACTATCACAGGATAAAGATTCCTCGTTAATAAACTGCGGGTCATCAGAGAACCAACAGCTTTATTCATTTGGATTCTACGTAAGTATACAAAGTTTTCATCCATCCTACAAAATAAGAAATACTTAATTACTACATAAgtacctaaaaatgaaaacgattttCACCATAGCATTGCGGAAACAGACAAAAGTTGGAAGAATTCAATAGGGAAGAAGTTCGAGAAGTACGTAATGTAATCAGaacatattaataatttttatccatCCATCTATTAAAAAACCATCCAACTAAATACGTCAAACGACTCACTATGTTCTTGTTGTAATTCAGAATCCAACAAAATACTTCACACGAAAAccgaaaatcgtcgaaaattacGAAGTATGTTACGATACCTCAACCAATGCTGCCATATGGACGCAACACAAAATGACACATCCcataatattcgaaaaatttgacgGAAGAAGTGAATCACTGACTCCAGGGGCAATCAGCACAGAcggttttttattaaaaaacaccaattttgaacaaataaaGCGAATCTACGAACTGCAGGACGAAGTACACATTCAGAATCTTTTCATTAattcaataatttatcaaaaaattgatcaaaatagtTAATTACATCTTCTGTTTATCAATTATAGAAAACTCCTCTGTTGGAACATAAAATGCAGCCTCAGCCATTAGTACCTCCGGAACATTTCGTTTTCAGAATatggaaaaaaacaaccaatcaTATCATCAACACGGCTCCTCTGCTGGAAAACCTCGTTCCGTTAATGTCCGCTATAAACATCGgtttgaaaaaagctcaaatgaaGTTGTACATTTTGAATCCAACTTCATCATACGTCAGGTTGAGATTCTATACTAGAGTTACGAGTCTAAGTCTACCACCACTGATAGACGAAAATCCATCATTTGAGCAACTTTTACAACCCAGTATTTGGCATAAATTCATTTACcatgaagttgaaaagaaagGTTTGCTAATTTATATCCATAATACACTGGAGGAGCCTTCAACTGATCAGAGGAAATGCGAAGACGTTGTACAATGTGAATTCGACAGGTGGTCCAACGACTTCCCGACAACGGTTTTAATACAGgagaatttacaaaattttgcttATTGTTGCTCCGTAACTTCGGAACAtatcaaagaaatttttttcatcgacgtAGAAATCAAAGGCACTTTAGATTTGAATGGGTTAATATCCAAAGGTCGTAAACGTCAAAGACGAAATATTTCGGATATGTTTCCAAATCAAAAGATCACACAAATCGCAGAAGGTTCAAAAAGTAAGCAAGAAAGTACAATGAAAACCAAAAGTCGAGGTAGGCCTAGGAAACATAttaaagaagagaaaatttcggaatcatcttcaaaaaatgtgccAGTCAAAGATTCAAAACATTTGGAAAAGAGTAAGAGAAATAAAACTCGAGACACCCGCAGTAAAAGTAATACACGAAATATTTCGGAAATACCTGCAGAAGATGAGACAGTCAAAGGGTCTAAGAATAAAGAAGG contains:
- the LOC135843371 gene encoding uncharacterized protein LOC135843371, with the protein product MQPQPLVPPEHFVFRIWKKTTNHIINTAPLLENLVPLMSAINIGLKKAQMKLYILNPTSSYVRLRFYTRVTSLSLPPLIDENPSFEQLLQPSIWHKFIYHEVEKKGLLIYIHNTLEEPSTDQRKCEDVVQCEFDRWSNDFPTTVLIQENLQNFAYCCSVTSEHIKEIFFIDVEIKGTLDLNGLISKGRKRQRRNISDMFPNQKITQIAEGSKSKQESTMKTKSRGRPRKHIKEEKISESSSKNVPVKDSKHLEKSKRNKTRDTRSKSNTRNISEIPAEDETVKGSKNKEGSRRNKVRDKKSRHRKISELFSDDVVAVGDPDN